One region of Myxococcota bacterium genomic DNA includes:
- a CDS encoding response regulator yields the protein MARPLVLVVEDRPMNAKLLRDVLVASGYDVVETETAEAGIALAKERLPALILMDIQLPGMDGMAALRELKREPATAKIPVVAVTASAMPLERASILRAGFDGYQAKPISVKDLLAEVRRLVPGQG from the coding sequence GTGGCGAGACCGCTGGTGCTGGTGGTCGAAGACCGGCCGATGAACGCGAAGCTCTTGCGCGACGTGCTGGTGGCGAGCGGCTACGACGTGGTCGAGACCGAGACCGCCGAGGCGGGCATCGCGCTGGCCAAGGAGCGCCTGCCCGCGCTGATCCTGATGGACATCCAGCTGCCGGGCATGGACGGCATGGCGGCCCTGCGCGAGCTCAAACGCGAGCCGGCGACCGCGAAGATCCCCGTCGTGGCAGTCACCGCCTCGGCCATGCCGCTGGAGCGCGCGTCGATCCTGCGCGCCGGCTTCGACGGCTACCAGGCCAAGCCGATCTCGGTGAAAGACCTCCTGGCCGAGGTGCGCCGGCTGGTCCCGGGCCAGGGGTGA